A genomic stretch from Oncorhynchus tshawytscha isolate Ot180627B linkage group LG07, Otsh_v2.0, whole genome shotgun sequence includes:
- the LOC112254223 gene encoding leiomodin-1-like, which translates to MSRRKVRGLTRTGRQVSEDPDLDVLLSNLSPEQIEELEKEVLVAPNLDPNEERAIEQPATNTVRDRDAKLDSRECPGKLSQKEQSIEGEPKKESRKQEYLRKMGLSQEGKEGRGIRRQSSITTERVNKMEERNDKRPDRTKEDRVSLSNRYRTEESKDKEGKETSRERFRREERKDAEVNDTTGDRSRREESNDSDVKDTTRVKYRRGEKRDSDVKETSRDRFGRQESRDSLEKGDAKERERNEDNKLMEKRDKRLSTSNKTKEMISKLQEKKENEAIKGKERKEDMKKRDENKTRGLVSKFVEKQSRVEASQTDDNKNRVEEKDKPGKDKSDSKLERQQSPAEKESGSEKQEEKEDPKEKEKEDGKENKKDVGLKRKESIKEKDRRSIRDKEREEKRETEEKRGKDVNEGLKSSKGEEQRGNCVTNESTPSKTKVEEEEDEDSSMFSDLIEQVCSNDPTMTELNVNNSEVIKAKTLIQFAEALNKNTHIKTFALANCRADDHVAYAIAGTLRTNTSITSINLDSNLLTPKGIMALIQALQKNTTLTELRFHNQRHICGGKTEMEMTKILKDNTTLLKLGYGFELAGPRMTMTNILSRNMDKQRQRRLQEQKLAQANGEKKGMLEVPKTAGGFLRVSPKASPKPSPHPSPMPSPNLTQKRGPGGGPPPPPPPGGPPPPPPPMLDIDSLRNSLTPASQRKMDDKANKAGGTNSRDQLLDSIRNTNMKKLKKVAVPKLLQ; encoded by the exons ATGTCCAGGAGGAAGGTGAGGGGACTGACGCGGACAGGGCGGCAGGTGAGCGAGGACCCTGACCTGGATGTCCTTTTGTCCAACCTGTCCCCTGAGCAGATTGAGGAGCTGGAGAAGGAGGTATTGGTGGCCCCCAACCTGGATCCCAATGAGGAAAGAGCCATAGAGCAGCCTGCCACTAACACTGTCCGGGACCGGGATGCTAAGCTGGACAGCCGGGAGTGTCCAGGGAAGCTCAGCCAAAAGGAACAGTCTATTGAG GGGGAACCCAAGAAGGAGAGCCGGAAACAAGAGTACCTGAGGAAGATGGGCCTGAGTCAGGAGGGGAAAGAAGGAAGGGGGATCAGAAGGCAATCAAGTATCACAACAGAACGAGTGaacaagatggaggagagaaatgACAAAAGACCAGACCGCACTAAAGAGGACAGGGTCAGTCTGTCCAATAGATATAGGACAGAGGAGAGCAAAGACAAAGAAGGGAAAGAGACCTCTAGAGAAAGAttcaggagagaagagaggaaggacgCTGAAGTGAACGACACAACTGGAGACAGATCCAGGAGAGAGGAAAGTAACGACAGCGATGTAAAGGATACAACTCGAGTAAAatacaggagaggggagaagagggacagTGATGTTAAAGAAACGTCTAGAGACAGATTCGGGAGACAGGAGAGTCGAGACAGTTTAGAGAAAGGGGATGCCAAGGAAAGGGAGAGGAACGAGGACAACAAGCTTATGGAGAAAAGAGACAAGAGGTTGAGCACCAGTAATAAGACAAAGGAAATGATCTCCAAGTTGCAAGAGAAGAAAGAAAACGAGGCGATCAaggggaaagaaagaaaagaggatATGAAAAAAAGAGATGAGAACAAGACAAGGGGACTTGTGTCAAAGTTTGTGGAGAAGCAAAGTCGGGTTGAAGCGAGTCAAACAGACGATAACAAAAACAGAGTGGAAGAGAAGGACAAGCCAGGGAAGGACAAGTCTGACTCGAAACTTGAGAGACAACAGTCGCCAGCCGAGAAGGAGAGCGGAAGTGAGAAgcaagaggagaaggaagatcctaaggagaaagagaaagaagacgGTAAGGAGAATAAGAAAGATGTGGGGTTAAAGCGTAAGGAAAGTAtaaaagagaaagacaggaggagtattagagacaaggaaagagaagagaaaagggaaACCGAGGAGAAAAGGGGAAAAGATGTAAACGAAGGACTAAAATCCAGCAAGGGTGAGGAACAGCGTGGGAACTGTGTGACGAACGAGAGCACACCGAGCAAGACCAAagtagaggaggaagaagacGAGGATTCCAGCATGTTCAGTGACCTCATAGAGCAAGTTTGCAGCAACGACCCCACCATGACAGAGCTCAACGTGAACAACTCGGAGGTCATCAAGGCTAAAACACTCATCCAGTTTGCAGAGGCCTTGAATAAAAACACCCACATTAAGACTTTTGCCCTGGCCAACTGCCGTGCTGATGACCATGTGGCCTACGCCATTGCGGGCACCTTACGCACCAATACGTCTATCACAAGCATCAACCTGGATTCCAACCTTCTCACCCCCAAGGGTATAATGGCCCTGATCCAGGCCTTGCAGAAAAACACTACACTCACCGAGCTGCGCTTCCACAACCAGAGACACATCTGTGGGGGCAAGACGGAGATGGAGATGACCAAGATACTGAAAGACAACACCACCCTCCTGAAGCTGGGCTACGGCTTTGAGCTGGCCGGCCCACGCATGACCATGACCAACATCCTGAGCCGCAACATGGACAAGCAGCGACAGCGGCGCCTACAGGAGCAGAAGCTGGCCCAGGCCAATGGTGAGAAGAAAGGGATGCTGGAGGTGCCCAAGACTGCTGGGGGATTCCTCAGGGTTTCCCCCAAGGCTTCCCCTAAACCCTCCCCACACCCCTCACCAATGCCCTCCCCAAATTTGACTCAAAAAAGAGGACCAGGAGGgggccctcctccaccccctcctcctgggggcccacccccacctccaccccccaTGCTGGACATAGACTCCCTGCGAAACTCCCTGACGCCCGCATCACAGAGGAAGATGGATGATAAGGCCAACAAAGCCGGTGGTACGAACTCTAGGGACCAACTCCTGGACTCCATTAGGAATACCAATATGAAGAAACTGAAGAAG GTTGCGGTACCAAAACTGTTGCAGTAA